Proteins encoded together in one Ignavibacteria bacterium window:
- the tmk gene encoding dTMP kinase, whose translation MFITFEGIDLSGKSTQAKLLYDYLRRRKRKVILVREPGGTHTSERIRDILLDKSHKKMTALTEFLLFSASRQQLTEEVIKPHLQKGYIVICDRYYDSSTAYQGYGGKIEIRTIKEINKIATNKLNPDITFFVDIDMAESSRRRAAMKKTRDRMESKKSAYFKKVIDGYRKLAVINKSRFVKLNGSKSIEELQTEILNILRKRNANV comes from the coding sequence ATGTTTATTACGTTTGAAGGAATTGACCTGAGCGGAAAATCAACTCAGGCAAAACTATTGTACGATTACCTCCGTAGAAGAAAACGAAAGGTTATTCTTGTCCGTGAACCGGGAGGGACGCATACTTCAGAAAGAATTCGAGATATACTTCTGGATAAATCACATAAGAAAATGACTGCACTGACAGAGTTCCTACTTTTTTCAGCATCACGGCAGCAACTTACGGAAGAAGTTATAAAACCTCATCTTCAAAAAGGATACATAGTTATCTGCGACAGGTATTACGATTCATCGACCGCTTATCAGGGGTACGGCGGAAAGATTGAGATAAGAACCATAAAAGAAATTAATAAAATTGCTACAAATAAATTAAACCCTGACATCACATTTTTTGTTGATATAGATATGGCGGAATCTTCAAGACGCCGTGCCGCGATGAAGAAAACAAGAGACAGAATGGAAAGCAAGAAATCAGCTTATTTCAAGAAAGTCATTGACGGTTACAGAAAACTTGCGGTAATAAATAAAAGCCGTTTTGTTAAATTAAACGGAAGTAAATCTATTGAAGAATTGCAAACCGAAATTTTAAACATATTAAGGAAAAGGAACGCAAATGTATAA
- a CDS encoding S41 family peptidase, protein MYKNRRILLIFISLLFAVNSSAQYKEDVYDKINRNMEIFGDVYKEILLNYVDKINADKFFEAGVNGMLGTLDPYTVYYSENDKESLDLITAGKYGGIGITISYRDSALIIIDIMNGYEAMRKGLRRGDIIRKIDGTDITSLNTETVRKRVRGTVGTKLLMVVERDTELLEFELTRQEIILKDISYYGFLKNYDRNIAYIKLDRFGTNSATEFENVLRTLKSEKDIQGLIIDLRNNGGGFLKASIDMLGMFVEKNNLLLTTEGNKSGSETKYFSKDTPLLNKDVPVVVMINEGTASASEIMAGAVQDLDRGVIVGTKSFGKGLVQNIKDLDFGSNLKITIARYFTPSGRWIQSKDYFLENKHGVFNNLESFRNKEFKTLNGRPVYANGGIMPDVEIKSSGESEIHKALLMKDMFFKYASDYVAVNSGIKVFKATDETYTDFINFLNVRNFDFKSLPEKKLDELKKSLAEKNLDGTLSDYINAIEQTINTEESEEMQKAKEEIKQSIEEEINKMIVEEKEQIEATFSSDKVLQEAISIILDSQRYNSILGIN, encoded by the coding sequence ATGTATAAAAACAGGAGAATACTGTTAATCTTTATATCTCTTCTTTTTGCTGTAAACTCATCCGCTCAGTATAAGGAGGATGTTTACGATAAGATAAACAGGAATATGGAGATTTTCGGGGATGTATATAAAGAAATTCTTCTTAACTATGTTGATAAGATTAATGCAGATAAATTTTTTGAAGCAGGTGTTAACGGTATGCTCGGTACGCTTGATCCATACACGGTATATTACAGCGAAAATGACAAGGAGTCACTTGACCTTATAACAGCAGGGAAGTACGGAGGAATAGGTATTACAATAAGCTACCGCGATTCAGCTCTTATTATTATTGATATAATGAACGGGTATGAGGCAATGCGTAAAGGACTCAGAAGAGGGGATATAATAAGAAAAATTGACGGTACAGATATAACATCACTGAATACTGAAACTGTAAGAAAACGTGTCCGTGGAACAGTCGGAACAAAGCTCTTAATGGTCGTTGAACGCGATACAGAACTTCTTGAATTTGAACTTACACGTCAGGAGATTATTCTAAAAGATATTTCTTATTACGGTTTCTTGAAGAATTATGATAGAAACATTGCATACATTAAACTTGACAGGTTTGGGACAAATTCGGCTACTGAATTTGAAAACGTACTTAGAACTCTGAAGTCAGAAAAAGACATTCAGGGACTCATTATCGACCTGCGTAATAATGGAGGCGGTTTTCTTAAAGCATCAATTGATATGCTCGGTATGTTTGTTGAAAAGAACAATCTTTTGCTTACTACAGAAGGGAATAAGAGCGGCTCGGAAACGAAATATTTTTCAAAAGATACACCACTTCTGAATAAAGATGTACCCGTGGTTGTGATGATAAACGAGGGCACAGCTTCAGCATCAGAAATCATGGCCGGAGCAGTTCAGGACCTTGACAGGGGAGTTATAGTTGGTACGAAATCTTTCGGAAAGGGATTAGTTCAGAATATAAAAGATCTTGACTTCGGGTCAAATCTTAAGATAACCATCGCAAGGTACTTTACTCCTTCCGGCAGATGGATTCAGAGCAAGGACTATTTCCTCGAGAATAAACACGGAGTATTCAATAACCTTGAGAGTTTCAGGAACAAAGAGTTTAAGACACTTAACGGCAGGCCGGTATATGCAAACGGTGGGATAATGCCGGACGTGGAAATTAAATCATCGGGAGAAAGCGAAATTCACAAAGCTCTGCTCATGAAGGATATGTTTTTTAAATATGCGTCTGATTATGTTGCGGTCAATTCCGGAATAAAAGTCTTCAAAGCAACCGATGAAACTTATACTGATTTTATAAATTTTTTAAATGTCAGAAATTTTGATTTTAAATCTTTACCCGAAAAGAAGCTGGATGAATTGAAAAAATCATTAGCCGAAAAAAATCTCGACGGTACTCTTTCGGATTATATTAATGCAATCGAACAGACAATTAACACAGAAGAATCAGAAGAGATGCAGAAAGCAAAGGAAGAAATAAAACAGAGTATCGAAGAGGAAATAAATAAAATGATAGTGGAAGAAAAGGAACAGATAGAAGCAACTTTCAGCTCTGATAAGGTACTTCAGGAAGCCATTAGCATTATTCTCGATTCGCAAAGGTATAATTCAATATTAGGAATCAACTGA
- a CDS encoding YdcF family protein, which yields MFKSKNFILFFVLLTVVFSEFLLTNLRYSNQELMLDNYSVYMTGNLMTGIITFILVVFLFLNIFSKKKYRTGVLMALLFISVADVAILLFSYSILDKEKKVILFVLYFLIKVFLSISVIVLYFSSSKKMHLLNNLGYLLLFLVIIFSLTLFTVYNFTDDSHKYKTGVRKADAGVILGAAVWGGNRPSPVLRERINKGFEIYEKKYVTKLILTGGGSPNELTEAEVSKNELIKYGVDPRNLLIEAKSNSTNEQIQFVRDKYYKRFNYQKLILISDNFHLFRAKELCRFNNMNADAFSSDTPLSTESYLNFCIKESFAVLLFWLSGIG from the coding sequence TTGTTTAAAAGCAAGAATTTCATATTGTTCTTTGTTTTGCTGACGGTTGTTTTCTCAGAATTTTTACTTACTAACCTGAGATACTCTAATCAGGAGCTTATGCTCGATAACTATTCGGTTTACATGACAGGAAACCTGATGACGGGTATAATAACATTTATCCTTGTTGTATTTTTGTTTTTAAATATCTTCTCTAAGAAAAAGTACAGGACGGGCGTACTTATGGCGCTCCTTTTTATATCCGTTGCGGATGTGGCAATTCTGCTGTTTTCGTACTCGATTCTGGATAAAGAAAAGAAAGTGATTCTGTTTGTTTTATACTTCCTTATAAAAGTATTTTTGTCAATATCTGTTATTGTACTATATTTTTCATCTTCAAAAAAGATGCATCTGCTGAACAATCTCGGTTATCTGCTCCTGTTCCTTGTAATTATATTTTCTTTAACTCTTTTTACTGTTTATAATTTTACCGACGACTCCCATAAATACAAGACAGGGGTCAGAAAAGCAGACGCAGGTGTTATACTGGGGGCCGCCGTATGGGGTGGCAACCGTCCTTCTCCGGTTCTTAGGGAAAGAATTAACAAGGGCTTCGAAATATATGAGAAAAAATACGTGACAAAACTTATTCTTACCGGTGGGGGGTCGCCGAATGAACTTACCGAAGCCGAGGTATCAAAAAATGAACTCATAAAATACGGTGTTGATCCCAGAAATCTGCTTATTGAAGCAAAGTCGAATTCTACGAATGAGCAAATTCAATTTGTAAGAGATAAGTATTACAAAAGGTTTAACTATCAGAAACTAATTTTGATATCTGACAATTTTCACCTTTTCAGAGCAAAAGAATTATGCAGGTTCAACAATATGAATGCCGACGCATTTTCATCGGATACTCCGCTCTCAACCGAAAGTTATCTGAACTTCTGCATTAAAGAATCTTTCGCCGTATTATTATTTTGGCTTTCAGGTATAGGTTAG
- the nusB gene encoding transcription antitermination factor NusB, with protein sequence MSKKRRLIRIKALEVLYAHQISREPIDKIKNDLISEIKDNEDYEFASGLIDSVLKHQRAIDQMVREKIDNWQFERVSILDKILIRMCIAELLFFPEIPPKVSINEALEIAKIYCSQRSPTFINGVLDGILTDLKKENKLNKSGRGLIDFKKPENEK encoded by the coding sequence ATGTCTAAAAAAAGAAGACTTATCAGGATTAAGGCACTCGAAGTGCTGTATGCACACCAGATTTCAAGAGAGCCTATAGATAAAATAAAAAATGACTTAATCTCGGAAATAAAGGATAACGAAGATTATGAATTCGCATCCGGACTTATTGACTCCGTTCTGAAACACCAGAGAGCAATAGACCAGATGGTAAGAGAAAAAATTGATAATTGGCAGTTCGAAAGAGTTTCTATTCTTGACAAGATATTAATCCGCATGTGCATAGCGGAACTTCTTTTCTTCCCTGAAATACCCCCAAAAGTTTCGATAAACGAAGCTCTGGAAATCGCTAAAATATACTGTTCGCAAAGAAGTCCGACGTTCATAAATGGCGTCCTTGACGGAATACTCACGGATTTAAAGAAAGAAAACAAACTTAATAAATCAGGCAGAGGACTTATAGATTTTAAAAAACCAGAGAATGAAAAATAA